A window from Gopherus flavomarginatus isolate rGopFla2 chromosome 4, rGopFla2.mat.asm, whole genome shotgun sequence encodes these proteins:
- the LOC127049707 gene encoding sentrin-specific protease 1-like isoform X1 codes for MYSIAHLKPVKEPTTLAAESTSEGKTGTEIGVGDTEPETPTEEIREVDGTVSHDSKVENIEVTAIEKEEYIGQDVSNNDTSDADDSFDDMLTEEVEDKQWLLKVKLVMTSKHTERLEAKVRNIKLYGSSFHCLKPRSWISDEVIDAFLSCVVEKADGKVQAISSVVSTAILSGRATQMKVKSELLQNDILLLPYHTPGHWVLVIALMKKKELLIIDPLCDEIRYERTCLRNWRNFIKRLTSKSSSDWNSKIVQHPRQSDGHNCGPLILKFAETYLQHKDISTVETTQKANTAFRRHIAILLMKESESVEDYCIYCNLIDCEKESEDCTMVQCDSCKRWAHRPCITEGTNQENLTYEKKEYNCKTCA; via the exons ATGTACAGTATTGCACACTTAAAACCAGTAAAAGAGCCAACAACATTAGCTGCTGAAAGCACATCAGAGGGAAAAACTGGAACTGAAATTGGAGTTGGTGACACTGAACCAGAAACACCCACGGAAGAGATTAGAGAAGTGGATGGCACTGTATCTCATGACAGCAAAGTGGAAAACATAGAGGTCACAGCAATAGAAAAAGAGGAATATATAGGGCAAGATGTGTCAAACAATGATACAAGTGATGCTGATGACAGTTTTGATGACATGCTTACAGAGGAAGTGGAAGACAAGCAATGGCTTCTGAAAG taAAATTGGTAATGAccagcaaacacacagagagactggAGGCCAAAGTGAGAAACATAAAATTGTATGGCTCTTCATTTCATTGCCTGAAACCGAGAAGCTGGATAAGTGATGAG GTTATTGATGCATTTTTGAGCTGTGTAGTTGAGAAAGCAGATGGAAAG GTACAAGCCATCTCATCAGTAGTTTCCACTGCCATTCTCTCAGGCAGAGCTACACAAATGAAAGTGAAG agtgAATTACTTCAAAATGATATATTACTGCTTCCTTACCACACACCAGGTCATTGGGTTCTTGTG ATAGCCTTGATGAAAAAAAAGGAATTGTTAATAATTGACCCCTTGTGTGATGAGATCAGATATGAAAGAACATGCCTGAGGAACTGGAG AAACTTCATCAAACGATTAACTAGTAAATCCTCATCTGATTGGAACAGTAAAATTGTGCAGCATCCCAGACAAAGTGATGGCCACAACTGTGGACCACTCATCTTAAAG TTTGCAGAAACATATTTGCAGCACAAAGACATCAGTACGGTGGAAACAACACAGAAGGCTAATACTGCGTTTAGAAGACATATAGCAATTCTTCTAATGAAGGAGTCAG aaagcgtGGAGGACTACTGCATATACTGCAACCTTATCGACTGTGAAAAAGAAAGTGAGGATTGCACGATG GTCCAGTGTGATTCTTGCAAGAGGTGGGCACATAGACCATGCATTACAGAAGGAACCAATCAAGAAAACCTGACATATGAGAAGAAAGAGTACAACTGCAAGACATGTGCATAG
- the LOC127049707 gene encoding sentrin-specific protease 1-like isoform X2, with product MYSIAHLKPVKEPTTLAAESTSEGKTGTEIGVGDTEPETPTEEIREVDGTVSHDSKVENIEVTAIEKEEYIGQDVSNNDTSDADDSFDDMLTEEVEDKQWLLKVKLVMTSKHTERLEAKVRNIKLYGSSFHCLKPRSWISDEVIDAFLSCVVEKADGKVQAISSVVSTAILSGRATQMKVKSELLQNDILLLPYHTPGHWVLVIALMKKKELLIIDPLCDEIRYERTCLRNWRNFIKRLTSKSSSDWNSKIVQHPRQSDGHNCGPLILKFAETYLQHKDISTVETTQKANTAFRRHIAILLMKESAWRTTAYTATLSTVKKKVRIARWSSVILARGGHIDHALQKEPIKKT from the exons ATGTACAGTATTGCACACTTAAAACCAGTAAAAGAGCCAACAACATTAGCTGCTGAAAGCACATCAGAGGGAAAAACTGGAACTGAAATTGGAGTTGGTGACACTGAACCAGAAACACCCACGGAAGAGATTAGAGAAGTGGATGGCACTGTATCTCATGACAGCAAAGTGGAAAACATAGAGGTCACAGCAATAGAAAAAGAGGAATATATAGGGCAAGATGTGTCAAACAATGATACAAGTGATGCTGATGACAGTTTTGATGACATGCTTACAGAGGAAGTGGAAGACAAGCAATGGCTTCTGAAAG taAAATTGGTAATGAccagcaaacacacagagagactggAGGCCAAAGTGAGAAACATAAAATTGTATGGCTCTTCATTTCATTGCCTGAAACCGAGAAGCTGGATAAGTGATGAG GTTATTGATGCATTTTTGAGCTGTGTAGTTGAGAAAGCAGATGGAAAG GTACAAGCCATCTCATCAGTAGTTTCCACTGCCATTCTCTCAGGCAGAGCTACACAAATGAAAGTGAAG agtgAATTACTTCAAAATGATATATTACTGCTTCCTTACCACACACCAGGTCATTGGGTTCTTGTG ATAGCCTTGATGAAAAAAAAGGAATTGTTAATAATTGACCCCTTGTGTGATGAGATCAGATATGAAAGAACATGCCTGAGGAACTGGAG AAACTTCATCAAACGATTAACTAGTAAATCCTCATCTGATTGGAACAGTAAAATTGTGCAGCATCCCAGACAAAGTGATGGCCACAACTGTGGACCACTCATCTTAAAG TTTGCAGAAACATATTTGCAGCACAAAGACATCAGTACGGTGGAAACAACACAGAAGGCTAATACTGCGTTTAGAAGACATATAGCAATTCTTCTAATGAAGGAGTCAG cgtGGAGGACTACTGCATATACTGCAACCTTATCGACTGTGAAAAAGAAAGTGAGGATTGCACGATG GTCCAGTGTGATTCTTGCAAGAGGTGGGCACATAGACCATGCATTACAGAAGGAACCAATCAAGAAAACCTGA
- the LOC127049707 gene encoding uncharacterized protein LOC127049707 isoform X4: MYSIAHLKPVKEPTTLAAESTSEGKTGTEIGVGDTEPETPTEEIREVDGTVSHDSKVENIEVTAIEKEEYIGQDVSNNDTSDADDSFDDMLTEEVEDKQWLLKVKLVMTSKHTERLEAKVRNIKLYGSSFHCLKPRSWISDEVIDAFLSCVVEKADGKVQAISSVVSTAILSGRATQMKVKIALMKKKELLIIDPLCDEIRYERTCLRNWRNFIKRLTSKSSSDWNSKIVQHPRQSDGHNCGPLILKFAETYLQHKDISTVETTQKANTAFRRHIAILLMKESESVEDYCIYCNLIDCEKESEDCTMVQCDSCKRWAHRPCITEGTNQENLTYEKKEYNCKTCA, encoded by the exons ATGTACAGTATTGCACACTTAAAACCAGTAAAAGAGCCAACAACATTAGCTGCTGAAAGCACATCAGAGGGAAAAACTGGAACTGAAATTGGAGTTGGTGACACTGAACCAGAAACACCCACGGAAGAGATTAGAGAAGTGGATGGCACTGTATCTCATGACAGCAAAGTGGAAAACATAGAGGTCACAGCAATAGAAAAAGAGGAATATATAGGGCAAGATGTGTCAAACAATGATACAAGTGATGCTGATGACAGTTTTGATGACATGCTTACAGAGGAAGTGGAAGACAAGCAATGGCTTCTGAAAG taAAATTGGTAATGAccagcaaacacacagagagactggAGGCCAAAGTGAGAAACATAAAATTGTATGGCTCTTCATTTCATTGCCTGAAACCGAGAAGCTGGATAAGTGATGAG GTTATTGATGCATTTTTGAGCTGTGTAGTTGAGAAAGCAGATGGAAAG GTACAAGCCATCTCATCAGTAGTTTCCACTGCCATTCTCTCAGGCAGAGCTACACAAATGAAAGTGAAG ATAGCCTTGATGAAAAAAAAGGAATTGTTAATAATTGACCCCTTGTGTGATGAGATCAGATATGAAAGAACATGCCTGAGGAACTGGAG AAACTTCATCAAACGATTAACTAGTAAATCCTCATCTGATTGGAACAGTAAAATTGTGCAGCATCCCAGACAAAGTGATGGCCACAACTGTGGACCACTCATCTTAAAG TTTGCAGAAACATATTTGCAGCACAAAGACATCAGTACGGTGGAAACAACACAGAAGGCTAATACTGCGTTTAGAAGACATATAGCAATTCTTCTAATGAAGGAGTCAG aaagcgtGGAGGACTACTGCATATACTGCAACCTTATCGACTGTGAAAAAGAAAGTGAGGATTGCACGATG GTCCAGTGTGATTCTTGCAAGAGGTGGGCACATAGACCATGCATTACAGAAGGAACCAATCAAGAAAACCTGACATATGAGAAGAAAGAGTACAACTGCAAGACATGTGCATAG
- the LOC127049707 gene encoding uncharacterized protein LOC127049707 isoform X5 produces MYSIAHLKPVKEPTTLAAESTSEGKTGTEIGVGDTEPETPTEEIREVDGTVSHDSKVENIEVTAIEKEEYIGQDVSNNDTSDADDSFDDMLTEEVEDKQWLLKVKLVMTSKHTERLEAKVRNIKLYGSSFHCLKPRSWISDEVIDAFLSCVVEKADGKIALMKKKELLIIDPLCDEIRYERTCLRNWRNFIKRLTSKSSSDWNSKIVQHPRQSDGHNCGPLILKFAETYLQHKDISTVETTQKANTAFRRHIAILLMKESESVEDYCIYCNLIDCEKESEDCTMVQCDSCKRWAHRPCITEGTNQENLTYEKKEYNCKTCA; encoded by the exons ATGTACAGTATTGCACACTTAAAACCAGTAAAAGAGCCAACAACATTAGCTGCTGAAAGCACATCAGAGGGAAAAACTGGAACTGAAATTGGAGTTGGTGACACTGAACCAGAAACACCCACGGAAGAGATTAGAGAAGTGGATGGCACTGTATCTCATGACAGCAAAGTGGAAAACATAGAGGTCACAGCAATAGAAAAAGAGGAATATATAGGGCAAGATGTGTCAAACAATGATACAAGTGATGCTGATGACAGTTTTGATGACATGCTTACAGAGGAAGTGGAAGACAAGCAATGGCTTCTGAAAG taAAATTGGTAATGAccagcaaacacacagagagactggAGGCCAAAGTGAGAAACATAAAATTGTATGGCTCTTCATTTCATTGCCTGAAACCGAGAAGCTGGATAAGTGATGAG GTTATTGATGCATTTTTGAGCTGTGTAGTTGAGAAAGCAGATGGAAAG ATAGCCTTGATGAAAAAAAAGGAATTGTTAATAATTGACCCCTTGTGTGATGAGATCAGATATGAAAGAACATGCCTGAGGAACTGGAG AAACTTCATCAAACGATTAACTAGTAAATCCTCATCTGATTGGAACAGTAAAATTGTGCAGCATCCCAGACAAAGTGATGGCCACAACTGTGGACCACTCATCTTAAAG TTTGCAGAAACATATTTGCAGCACAAAGACATCAGTACGGTGGAAACAACACAGAAGGCTAATACTGCGTTTAGAAGACATATAGCAATTCTTCTAATGAAGGAGTCAG aaagcgtGGAGGACTACTGCATATACTGCAACCTTATCGACTGTGAAAAAGAAAGTGAGGATTGCACGATG GTCCAGTGTGATTCTTGCAAGAGGTGGGCACATAGACCATGCATTACAGAAGGAACCAATCAAGAAAACCTGACATATGAGAAGAAAGAGTACAACTGCAAGACATGTGCATAG
- the LOC127049707 gene encoding uncharacterized protein LOC127049707 isoform X3, translating to MYSIAHLKPVKEPTTLAAESTSEGKTGTEIGVGDTEPETPTEEIREVDGTVSHDSKVENIEVTAIEKEEYIGQDVSNNDTSDADDSFDDMLTEEVEDKQWLLKVKLVMTSKHTERLEAKVRNIKLYGSSFHCLKPRSWISDEVQAISSVVSTAILSGRATQMKVKSELLQNDILLLPYHTPGHWVLVIALMKKKELLIIDPLCDEIRYERTCLRNWRNFIKRLTSKSSSDWNSKIVQHPRQSDGHNCGPLILKFAETYLQHKDISTVETTQKANTAFRRHIAILLMKESESVEDYCIYCNLIDCEKESEDCTMVQCDSCKRWAHRPCITEGTNQENLTYEKKEYNCKTCA from the exons ATGTACAGTATTGCACACTTAAAACCAGTAAAAGAGCCAACAACATTAGCTGCTGAAAGCACATCAGAGGGAAAAACTGGAACTGAAATTGGAGTTGGTGACACTGAACCAGAAACACCCACGGAAGAGATTAGAGAAGTGGATGGCACTGTATCTCATGACAGCAAAGTGGAAAACATAGAGGTCACAGCAATAGAAAAAGAGGAATATATAGGGCAAGATGTGTCAAACAATGATACAAGTGATGCTGATGACAGTTTTGATGACATGCTTACAGAGGAAGTGGAAGACAAGCAATGGCTTCTGAAAG taAAATTGGTAATGAccagcaaacacacagagagactggAGGCCAAAGTGAGAAACATAAAATTGTATGGCTCTTCATTTCATTGCCTGAAACCGAGAAGCTGGATAAGTGATGAG GTACAAGCCATCTCATCAGTAGTTTCCACTGCCATTCTCTCAGGCAGAGCTACACAAATGAAAGTGAAG agtgAATTACTTCAAAATGATATATTACTGCTTCCTTACCACACACCAGGTCATTGGGTTCTTGTG ATAGCCTTGATGAAAAAAAAGGAATTGTTAATAATTGACCCCTTGTGTGATGAGATCAGATATGAAAGAACATGCCTGAGGAACTGGAG AAACTTCATCAAACGATTAACTAGTAAATCCTCATCTGATTGGAACAGTAAAATTGTGCAGCATCCCAGACAAAGTGATGGCCACAACTGTGGACCACTCATCTTAAAG TTTGCAGAAACATATTTGCAGCACAAAGACATCAGTACGGTGGAAACAACACAGAAGGCTAATACTGCGTTTAGAAGACATATAGCAATTCTTCTAATGAAGGAGTCAG aaagcgtGGAGGACTACTGCATATACTGCAACCTTATCGACTGTGAAAAAGAAAGTGAGGATTGCACGATG GTCCAGTGTGATTCTTGCAAGAGGTGGGCACATAGACCATGCATTACAGAAGGAACCAATCAAGAAAACCTGACATATGAGAAGAAAGAGTACAACTGCAAGACATGTGCATAG